In one Nicotiana tomentosiformis chromosome 6, ASM39032v3, whole genome shotgun sequence genomic region, the following are encoded:
- the LOC104119379 gene encoding peroxidase 5-like translates to MNSFKGSNFVILAVLFCLILSLSVFAEASSRNKHKPKSKKSTFGVGFYKRSCPAAEAIIRKAVFKAVLMNPGTAAGIIRMHFHDCFIRGCDGSVLLDSVRGKETAEKDSPINNPSLRGFEVIDEAKALLEKVCPRTVSCADILAFAARDSALFAGGISYALPGGRRDGRISLSSEVIQNLPPPFFNAQQLQDNFKRKGLSLDEMVTLSGAHSIGRTHCSSFSNRLYGFNATHPQDPSLDPRYASFLKNKCPRPISDTQVDPIVNLDISTPNRLDNKYYLNLKNHKGLLTSDQTLFESPLTSKLVFNNVKYGSTWARKFAAAMVHMGSIEVLTGNKGEIRKNCHFVN, encoded by the exons ATGAATTCTTTCAAGGGTTCTAATTTTGTAATATTAGCAGTGCTCTTTTGTTTGATTCTTTCTCTTTCTGTATTTGCTGAGGCTTCGTCGAGGAACAAACATAAGCCCAAATCAAAAAAATCAACGTTTGGTGTTGGATTCTATAAAAGATCATGTCCAGCTGCTGAGGCCATTATAAGAAAAGCCGTATTCAAAGCGGTTCTGATGAATCCCGGCACTGCTGCTGGCATTATTCGCATGCATTTCCATGACTGCTTTATCAGG GGTTGTGATGGTTCGGTGTTGCTTGATTCGGTGAGAGGAAAGGAAACGGCTGAGAAAGATAGTCCCATTAACAACCCAAGCCTTCGAGGGTTTGAGGTTATTGATGAAGCAAAAGCATTGCTGGAAAAAGTATGTCCGCGCACAGTTTCGTGCGCGGACATACTTGCCTTTGCTGCAAGAGATAGCGCCTTGTTCGCGGGAGGCATAAGCTATGCTCTTCCAGGAGGACGTCGCGATGGCCGCATTTCGCTGAGCTCCGAAGTCATTCAAAACCTCCCTCCACCTTTCTTCAATGCCCAACAACTTCAAGACAACTTCAAAAGAAAAGGTTTGTCACTTGATGAGATGGTGACTTTGTCAGGGGCTCACTCTATTGGTCGCACTCATTGCTCTTCCTTCTCTAATAGACTTTACGGTTTCAATGCTACACATCCTCAAGATCCTTCCCTTGATCCTAGATATGCTTCATTCTTGAAAAATAAGTGCCCTCGACCTATTAGTGACACCCAAGTTGATCCAATTGTTAATCTTGATATTTCAACCCCTAATCGTCTAGACAACAAGTACTATCTCAATTTGAAGAACCATAAGGGACTGTTGACTTCTGATCAAACATTGTTTGAAAGTCCTCTAACTTCTAAGCTGGTTTTTAACAACGTTAAATATGGCTCGACATGGGCACGTAAGTTTGCTGCTGCAATGGTTCATATGGGCTCCATTGAAGTTCTAACTGGCAACAAGGGAGAGATCAGAAAGAATTGCCATTTCGTCAACTGA